A DNA window from Gigantopelta aegis isolate Gae_Host chromosome 4, Gae_host_genome, whole genome shotgun sequence contains the following coding sequences:
- the LOC121371927 gene encoding neuronal acetylcholine receptor subunit alpha-6-like translates to MPFITASVCTLYFFVTSLVFTVYGALDATTYPKLSAKHRLMPELFGDYNKNILPSENNTSPVTVYVYVHLLDLIDLDESTETLEVLYWLWQDWRDVRLQWDPTKYSNVTYLTVLASSIWTPDIMPFNR, encoded by the exons ATGCCATTTATCACAGCAAGTGTCTGCACTTTATATTTCTTCGTTACGTCATTGG TTTTTACAGTTTATGGAGCCCTCGACGCCACGACGTACCCAAAACTGTCGGCCAAACACAGGCTGATGCCGGAGTTATTTGGCGATTACAACAAGAACATCCTTCCGTCCGAGAACAACACCTCGCCTGTAACAGTGTATGTGTACGTCCACCTGTTGGACTTAATAGATCTG GACGAGAGTACCGAGACACTTGAGGTACTTTATTGGTTATGGCAAGACTGGCGAGATGTTCGTCTCCAGTGGGATCCGACGAAATACTCCAACGTGACCTACTTAACTGTCCTGGCCAGCTCCATCTGGACTCCAGACATTATGCCATTTAACAGGTAA
- the LOC121369991 gene encoding neuronal acetylcholine receptor subunit alpha-6-like has product MSVESSVEEFHVYQDVLAKVSSDGRITWVPPVRVRSRCTMDLSRYPRDEHNCTVIFGSWAYISSEINFTAADVASGFDSEEKEWQIISTEGKSYEKKYPCCSETFSHISITLRLKRNSLFITRIVIIPGVLLALLVPFQMLLPPESNERMTLGKIFTFSQLKQKCRNLDNNIHSDLYYC; this is encoded by the exons atgagtgttgaaagcag tgtggAGGAGTTTCACGTCTATCAAGATGTTCTTGCAAAAGTATCCTCTGACGGCCGAATCACGTGGGTCCCTCCAGTGCGGGTTCGATCCAGATGTACGATGGACTTGTCGCGCTATCCACGTGATGAGCATAACTGTACGGTCATATTTGGAAGCTGGGCGTACATTTCGTCTGAAATAAACTTCACTGCCGCAGATGTAGCTTCGGGGTTTGATTCTGAAGAAAAGGAATGGCAGATTATTTCTACGGAAGGAAAATCTTATGAGAAGAAATATCCCTGTTGTTCTGAGACGTTTTCCCACATTTCTATTACATTAAGGCTGAAAAGAAATTCACTCTTTATTACGCGGATCGTCATCATACCTGGCGTTCTCTTGGCTTTGCTAGTTCCCTTCCAGATGCTTCTTCCTCCAGAGTCCAACGAACGGATGACTCTtggtaaaatatttactttttcccaacttaaacaaaaatgccgGAATCTGGATAATAACATTCATTCAGATTTATATTACTGCTAA
- the LOC121371091 gene encoding BPTI/Kunitz domain-containing protein 4-like isoform X3, with protein sequence MKTAVLLLSTLLGLLATISSAQGSFPGKKIGAAIGMRPPRIQCMMYCPHGFDLTKSCKCLPPPISPCAAMLCGPGMKCVPRGNRGVCVPRINVGGKVCWLPKVTGPCRAAFRRYFYNSRAGRCQQFIYGGCKGNRNNFISFAACENQCPGRRRIFYEHKD encoded by the exons ATGAAGACTGCAGTTCTTCTGCTGTCCACGTTGTTGGGTCTATTAGCAACAATTAGCAGTGCTCAAG GTTCTTTTCCAGGTAAAAAGATTGGAGCAGCGATAGGAATGCGACCCCCGCGGATCCAGTGTATGATGTACTGTCCCCATGGTTTTGATTTGACTAAATCCTGTAAGTGTCTGCCGCCTCCCATCAGTCCATGCGCG GCTATGCTCTGTGGGCCAGGGATGAAATGTGTTCCAAGAGGTAACCGTGGAGTTTGTGTGCCCCGCATAAATGTCGGGGGAAAAG TGTGTTGGCTGCCTAAGGTAACTGGACCTTGTCGTGCCGCGTTCAGACGCTATTTCTACAATTCGAGAGCCGGAAGGTGCCAGCAGTTTATATATGGCGGGTGTAAAGGGAACAGGAATAACTTTATATCATTCGCGGCCTGCGAGAATCAGTGCCCTGGAAGAAGACGAATTTTTTATGAGCATAAGGATTAA
- the LOC121371091 gene encoding BPTI/Kunitz domain-containing protein 4-like isoform X1, which translates to MKTAVLLLSTLLGLLATISSAQGSFPGKKIGAAIGMRPPRIQCMMYCPHGFDLTKSCKCLPPPISPCAAMLCGPGMKCVPRGNRGVCVPRINVGGKVCLQPKVVGRCRAAFRRFFYNKITGRCQRFIYGGCQGNQNNFKTLAACQKLCVRGKPILGPWWPWRRHVFDNDD; encoded by the exons ATGAAGACTGCAGTTCTTCTGCTGTCCACGTTGTTGGGTCTATTAGCAACAATTAGCAGTGCTCAAG GTTCTTTTCCAGGTAAAAAGATTGGAGCAGCGATAGGAATGCGACCCCCGCGGATCCAGTGTATGATGTACTGTCCCCATGGTTTTGATTTGACTAAATCCTGTAAGTGTCTGCCGCCTCCCATCAGTCCATGCGCG GCTATGCTCTGTGGGCCAGGGATGAAATGTGTTCCAAGAGGTAACCGTGGAGTTTGTGTGCCCCGCATAAATGTCGGGGGAAAAG TTTGTCTGCAACCTAAAGTAGTTGGGCGTTGCCGTGCTGCATTTAGACGTTTCTTCTACAACAAAATAACAGGAAGGTGTCAGCGGTTTATATATGGTGGTTGCCAGGGAAACCAGAATAACTTCAAGACGCTGGCAGCGTGTCAGAAGCTGTGTGTACGCGGTAAACCCATCCTAGGACCATGGTGGCCATGGAGGAGACACGTCTTTGACAACGATGACTAG
- the LOC121371091 gene encoding BPTI/Kunitz domain-containing protein 4-like isoform X2, translating into MKTAVLLLSTLLGLLATISSAQGKKIGAAIGMRPPRIQCMMYCPHGFDLTKSCKCLPPPISPCAAMLCGPGMKCVPRGNRGVCVPRINVGGKVCLQPKVVGRCRAAFRRFFYNKITGRCQRFIYGGCQGNQNNFKTLAACQKLCVRGKPILGPWWPWRRHVFDNDD; encoded by the exons ATGAAGACTGCAGTTCTTCTGCTGTCCACGTTGTTGGGTCTATTAGCAACAATTAGCAGTGCTCAAG GTAAAAAGATTGGAGCAGCGATAGGAATGCGACCCCCGCGGATCCAGTGTATGATGTACTGTCCCCATGGTTTTGATTTGACTAAATCCTGTAAGTGTCTGCCGCCTCCCATCAGTCCATGCGCG GCTATGCTCTGTGGGCCAGGGATGAAATGTGTTCCAAGAGGTAACCGTGGAGTTTGTGTGCCCCGCATAAATGTCGGGGGAAAAG TTTGTCTGCAACCTAAAGTAGTTGGGCGTTGCCGTGCTGCATTTAGACGTTTCTTCTACAACAAAATAACAGGAAGGTGTCAGCGGTTTATATATGGTGGTTGCCAGGGAAACCAGAATAACTTCAAGACGCTGGCAGCGTGTCAGAAGCTGTGTGTACGCGGTAAACCCATCCTAGGACCATGGTGGCCATGGAGGAGACACGTCTTTGACAACGATGACTAG